A single window of Anopheles moucheti chromosome 2, idAnoMoucSN_F20_07, whole genome shotgun sequence DNA harbors:
- the LOC128297635 gene encoding cadherin-23 encodes MKQNRTTDKLQMEILKRTVCRLKPVRKFWAAGSHRFLQLVLCLSFCVALVSCNRAPVFLIDDHAEIVIRLKEFPETPVGTLIYRLRGYDADGDPLTFGVQKSTDSHIIRLKQNSSNEAFVYLNHELDREAREEYTLILTLTDGRLGDGNFVTQSFLLLVEDINDNEPIFKPFASVLEVAEDSPPGILTTLEAVDKDEGAYGQVVYYIQGLSEENNVFSISTTNGKGVVRLTRALDYERQHFYHINVLAVDRAIQGRINTGTAALLVRVKDVEDQPPEFLVTQPVVRISEDAPVGTEVMRVKAVDGDRGINNRILYGISNNACELFEIDRVKGSLRTKQKLDREDSKNPINGAFILEVVATEESKQEQPAPSSTMEITVIVTDVNDEIPRFRSDGYECEIGENAQENTLARFIDGSINEVFDYDQGKNGTFRLSLDPPSDIFEVIPKRAINEATFGLRVKDPTLLDYERMRELTLTVVASEIETPARSSTAQVRVVVLDQNDNFPEFVQSTYEIDVPENVTAGTVLAQIQATDGDSGVFGSEGVRYTNLTGSISSFLHLDPRAGTVTLMASDGPVFDREIVQKHYLSVEARDNEGRGNRNTVPLILNVLDVNDNAPLFVQKRYEVRLKENAFDFESPITVEARDNDLEGSPNSAVGYRLVGTHHSEHFHVDRRTGRLSVREAVDFERLEGGGGSDTRTISLNVEAADGGEPALTAQVEVMVYVQDVNDYAPVFLESQYAIVIPEDTPSGLPVLRVTAMDGDGSFPNNLVTYRIQQGADGKFVIGASTGEISITHGASLDPNLLGPDAQGSGSTYVLEVIATDGGNGDQQLQGSCLVNVTVTDVNNKPPYFVGPTAVAVRENTPVGTEVYRLMASDPDDGAMLRYYIDRSQSEGKTEEGALVKLDDYDFVAAFVLNETNGLLKIAKLLDREKIAEIKLACVVEDVAAERGDQMASTMLKIAILDENDNNPKFRKPFYKHSIAENSQYGVTVCTVVAEDADQNKTIKYSLEGDTGVLDLLHVDDETGEIVVRNRIDHEEYGWLNFSVRAADTGSPPRASFVEVFVQVLDENDNNPYFVDNVNDFYVSENATVGTEIAIVLAKDLDSGDFGRITYILDRVSSKEKFSIDPEKGVLRVAAALDREETAEYMMAVEAWDNYPYGYLNGESRNAFKHILVHVVDDNDNAPVIQKPAGCSLITEYHNINDPIVKLRATDADDPLSGNGQLSFDINDSSGIFYIQQVSAQSAEIYSRGPLKNLHGNYSLELIVSDLGSVPNTVRDTVEICVTDFNDHAPVFVVPSGNTTVKVFENTTVGKPFFQVHAYDEDVGENAIVRYRLKMDALGNYRKFTIDKETGELSLAAPLDREQQMMYDLRIEAYDQGIPTPLSSTIDLIVYVRDVNDNQPQFLLKEISLNFTEHMVPGVERIRLPDTVDQDYLDPLEGPSPSVVCYYIVQGNEEGHFGLDAVTHYLTVEKELDREERSLYKLHIKASEECSNANLSSEADGHSGNLLKATVYINDINDNSPVFESKIFTGGISTSSQFGATILQLKAQDDDDGLNGLVRYYRHGEVRKTLAEGLDDLRTDPFLVDADTGKVLLNFFPQKSMRGYFDFPVTANDSYGCHDRAHVFIYLIREDQRVKFILRQRPSEIRHNIHSFREILSNVSGCIVNIDDIRVHENPDGSVDRTKSDMFMHLVDQKNNSVLEVHQVLQLLDKHVEKLDRLFKEFNVLDTQASELVQTAEMDELSVNIIWLFVTNILLGALLIVVIGLSISQRLSYRRQLRAAKIAAFGSSGPTRMYQEVLGAVPNTNKHSMKGSNPIWIGSGNPEGEWLKDEFDKCKEAIDAQYERSLSSGFFIDNCLQYEARKSLTGAEANNAANYQIKRGSESTLCARNLETTEL; translated from the exons ATGAAGCAAAATCGCACAACCGACAAACTACAGATGGAAATACTCAAACGAACGGTCTGTCGACTCAAGCCAGTTCGCAAGTTCTGGGCAGCAGGATCTCACCGCTTTCTGCAGCTAGTGCTTTGCCTTAGTTTTTGCGTAGCGCTGGTCAGCTGCAACCGTGCTCCAGTATTTCTGATCGACGATCATGCAGAGATAGTGATAAGATTGAAAGAGTTTCCAGAGACCCCGGTCGGTACGCTGATCTATCGGTTGCGCGGTTACGACGCCGACGGTGATCCACTAACGTTTGGCGTGCAGAAAAGTACCGACAGCCACATCATAAGACTGAAACAGAACTCTTCGAACGAAGCGTTCGTCTACCTCAACCACGAGCTCGATCGTGAAGCACGTGAGGAGTACACGCTCATACTGACGCTCACCGATGGTCGGCTGGGTGACGGCAACTTTGTGACGCAGAGCTTTTTGCTGCTGGTAGAGGACATCAACGACAATGAGCCGATCTTTAAACCGTTTGCCTCGGTGCTGGAGGTGGCAGAAGACAGTCCGCCCGGTATTCTAACCACGCTCGAAGCGGTGGATAAGGACGAGGGTGCCTACGGACAGGTGGTGTACTACATTCAAGGGTTAAGCGAGGAGAACAACGTATTCTCGATCTCAACCACCAACGGTAAGGGTGTGGTACGACTGACCCGTGCATTGGACTACGAACGGCAGCATTTCTATCACATCAATGTACTGGCAGTTGATCGTGCTATACAG GGAAGAATCAACACTGGAACTGCAGCGCTGCTGGTAAGAGTGAAGGACGTAGAAGATCAACCACCAGAGTTTCTAGTGACCCAACCGGTGGTACGCATCTCCGAGGATGCTCCTGTCGGAACGGAAGTAATGCGAG TCAAAGCAGTAGATGGTGATCGAGGCATTAACAATCGTATACTTTATGGCATCTCGAACAACGCCTGTGAGCTGTTTGAGATAGATCGTGTGAAAGGTTCACTAagaacgaaacagaaacttGACAGAGAAGACTCCAAAAATCCCATTAATGGTGCGTTTATATTGGAAGTTGTGGCCACCGAGGAGAGCAAGCAAGAACAA CCAGCACCTTCCTCCACCATGGAGATCACCGTGATCGTGACCGATGTGAATGATGAGATACCACGCTTCAGAAGTGATGGCTATGAGTGTGAAATCGGTGAGAACGCACAAGAAAACACCCTGGCCAGGTTTATTGATGGCAGTATCAACGAGGTGTTTGACTACGATCAGGGTAAAAACGGTACCTTCCGATTATCGCTCGATCCACCGAGCGATATCTTCGAGGTCATTCCGAAGCGAGCGATCAATGAGGCTACTTTTGGGTTGCGTGTGAAAGACCCAACACTGCTTGATTATGAGCGCATGCGCGAACTAACGTTAACCGTGGTGGCAAGCGAGATCGAGACACCTGCCCGTAGCAGTACGGCCCAAGTCCGGGTGGTGGTGTTAGATCAGAACGACAATTTTCCCGAGTTCGTACAGTCAACGTACGAAATAGACGTCCCGGAGAATGTGACAGCGGGAACGGTGCTAGCTCAGATACAGGCCACGGATGGCGATTCGGGTGTGTTCGGTAGTGAAGGTGTGCGGTACACGAACCTTACCGGCAGTATCTCGAGCTTTCTACATCTGGATCCCCGGGCCGGTACCGTCACGCTCATGGCATCCGACGGCCCTGTGTTCGATCGGGAAATCGTCCAAAAGCATTACCTCTCGGTGGAAGCGCGTGATAACGAAGGCCGGGGAAATCGGAACACGGTTCCACTCATTCTAAACGTCCTGGACGTGAACGACAATGCGCCACTGTTTGTGCAGAAGCGCTATGAAGTGCGGCTCAAGGAGAATGCGTTTGATTTCGAATCACCTATTACGGTGGAGGCGCGCGATAACGATCTCGAAGGTTCTCCGAACAGTGCGGTAGGATACCGGTTGGTCGGCACACACCATTCGGAGCATTTTCACGTTGATCGCCGAACGGGAAGACTGTCGGTGCGAGAGGCAGTTGATTTCGAACGACTCGAGGGTGGAGGAGGTAGTGATACGCGCACTATTTCACTGAATGTCGAggctgctgatggtggtgaaCCGGCACTGACCGCACAGGTTGAGGTGATGGTGTACGTGCAGGACGTGAACGATTACGCACCCGTTTTTCTCGAGTCACAGTACGCGATCGTTATACCGGAGGATACCCCGAGCGGTCTGCCCGTCTTGAGAGTGACCGCAATGGATGGAGATGGTTCCTTTCCCAACAATCTCGTCACGTACAGAATCCAACAGGGTGCGGACGGCAAGTTCGTGATAGGAGCAAGTACGGGTGAGATATCGATCACGCACGGTGCATCGCTCGATCCGAACCTGCTCGGACCGGATGCGCAGGGATCGGGTTCCACGTACGTGCTGGAGGTGATCGCCACAGATGGTGGTAATGGCGATCAGCAATTGCAAGGATCCTGTCTGGTGAATGTGACCGTTACCGACGTTAATAATAAACCGCCGTACTTTGTTGGCCCAACGGCTGTGGCGGTGCGCGAGAACACACCGGTCGGTACGGAGGTGTACCGGTTGATGGCTAGCGATCCTGATGATGGTGCAATGCTGCGGTACTACATCGATCGCAGTCAGTCGGAAGGGAAAACCGAGGAGGGCGCTTTGGTGAAGCTGGACGATTATGATTTTGTAGCGGCATTCGTTCTGAATGAAACGAACGGTCTACTTAAG ATAGCGAAATTGCTGGATCGTGAAAAAATTGCCGAAATCAAGCTGGCCTGTGTGGTGGAGGACGTAGCAGCCGAACGAGGCGATCAAATGGCCAGCACCATGCTGAAGATAGCCATTCTCGACGAGAACGACAACAATCCAAAGTTCCGCAAACCGTTCTACAAACACTCAATCGCGGAAAATAGTCAGTACGGTGTGACTGTTTGCACGGTGGTGGCCGAAGATGCGGACCAGAACAAAACCATTAAGTATAGTCTGGAAGGCGATACGGGTGTGTTGGATTTGCTGCACGTGGACGACGAAACCGGCGAGATTGTGGTGCGCAATCGGATCGACCACGAAGAATACGGCTGGTTGAACTTTTCCGTACGGGCGGCGGACACCGGCAGTCCACCGAGGGCATCCTTTGTCGAAGTGTTTGTGCAGGTGCTGGATGAAAACGACAACAATCCGTACTTTGTCGACAATGTGAATGATTTCTACGTGTCGGAGAATGCCACCGTCGGTACAGAGATAGCGATCGTACTGGCGAAGGATCTTGATTCGGGAGATTTCGGACGCATCACGTACATTCTGGATCGTGTTAGCTCAAAG GAAAAGTTTAGCATCGACCCGGAGAAAGGCGTACTGCGAGTGGCTGCTGCACTCGATCGAGAAGAAACTGCCGAGTACATGATGGCTGTAGAGGCGTGGGATAACTACCCTTACGGATATCTGAACGGCGAAAGCCGCAATGCGTTTAAACACATCCT TGTGCACGTGGTGGACGACAACGATAATGCGCCGGTGATCCAGAAACCTGCCGGGTGCAGTCTGATCACAGAGTATCACAACATTAACGATCCAATCGTGAAGTTACGTGCGACCGATGCGGATGATCCGCTGAGCGGAAATGGACAGCTAAGCTTCGACATTAATGACTCGTCGGGGATATTCTACATCCAGCAGGTATCGGCCCAATCAGCGGAAATATACTCCCGCGGTCCACTAAAAAACCTCCACGGTAACTACAGTCTGGAGTTGATAGTGAGTGATCTCGGCAGTGTGCCAAACACGGTGCGCGATACGGTTGAGATCTGTGTGACGGATTTCAACGATCATGCGCCAGTGTTTGTTGTTCCCAGCGGTAACACCACCGTGAAGGTGTTTGAG AACACAACGGTCGGTAAACCATTCTTCCAAGTGCACGCGTACGACGAAGATGTCGGCGAGAACGCCATCGTACGGTATCGTCTCAAAATGGACGCATTGGGCAATTATCGAAAGTTCACCATCGACAAAGAGACGGGTGAACTTAGCCTTGCTGCGCCACTCGATCGGGAGCAACAGATGATGTACGATCTGCGGATCGAGGCGTACGATCAGGGAATACCTACCCCACTCAGCAGCACCATCGATTTGATCGTATACGTGCGTGACGTTAACGACAACCAGCCACAGTTTTTGCTCAAAGAAATAAGCCTCAACTTCACCGAACACATGGTGCCGGGTGTGGAACGAATTCGTCTCCCGGACACGGTCGACCAGGACTACCTTGATCCGCTCGAGGGTCCGTCACCGAGTGTGGTTTGCTACTACATCGTACAGGGCAATGAGGAAGGGCACTTTGGGCTGGATGCAGTGACGCATTACTTAACG GTGGAAAAAGAGCTCGATCGTGAGGAAAGATCGCTGTACAAGCTGCACATAAAAGCGTCGGAGGAGTGTTCTAACGCGAACCTATCGTCGGAAGCTGATGGACATTCGGGTAATCTACTGAAGGCCACAGTGTACATCAACGACATCAACGACAACTCACCGGTGTTTGAGTCGAAAATATTCACCGGCGGTATCTCCACCTCATCCCAGTTCGGTGCTACGATTCTGCAACTGAAA GctcaagatgatgatgatggattgAATGGATTGGTTCGGTACTATCGGCACGGTGAGGTGCGGAAAACCCTTGCCGAAGGTTTGGATGATTTGCGCACCGATCCGTTCCTGGTGGATGCGGACACCGGCAAAGTGTTGCTGAactttttcccccaaaaatcGATGCGGGGCTATTTCGATTTCCCGGTGACGGCGAACGATTCCTACGGCTGTCACGACCGTGCGCACGTATTTATCTATCTCATCCGCGAAGATCAGCGCGTAAAGTTTATTCTTCGCCAGCGTCCATCCGAGATACGACATAATATACACAGTTTTCGAGA GATACTGAGCAATGTGAGTGGATGTATTGTAAATATAGATGACATTCGAGTGCATGAAAATCCGGACGGTTCGGTGGATCGGACGAAGAGTGATATGTTTATGCATCTAGTCGATCAGAAGAACAACTCCGTCCTGGAGGTGCACCAggtgctgcagctgctggaCAAGCACGTGGAGAAACTTGATCGATTGTTTAAG GAATTTAATGTTCTAGACACACAGGCGTCCGAGCTAGTACAGACGGCAGAAATGGACGAGCTGTCGGTAAACATCATCTGGCTGTTTGTGACCAACATACTGCTCGGTGCCCTGCTGATTGTGGTGATTGGTCTCTCAATATCCCAACGATTGTCCTACCGAAGACAGCTGAGGGCGGCCAAAATAGCTGCGTTCG GCTCATCCGGACCAACCCGAATGTACCAGGAGGTACTCGGAGCAGTACCGAACACGAACAAACACAGCATGAAGGGCAGCAACCCGATCTGGATCGGTAGCGGCAACCCGGAGGGCGAATGGCTGAAGGATGAGTTCGACAAGTGCAAGGAGGCAATCGATGCGCAGTACGAGCGGTCCCTGAGCTCGGGCTTCTTCATCGACAACTGTCTCCAGTACGAGGCCCGGAAGAGTCTCACGGGTGCGGAAGCGAACAATGCCGCCAACTATCAGATCAAGCGCGGCAGCGAATCAACGCTCTGTGCACGCAACCTGGAAACGACCGAACTGTAA
- the LOC128309915 gene encoding tachykinin-like peptides receptor 99D, with the protein MELAVALLTGGNKSATGTNCCPSGNANGSAAEMGWSATSSELEFAWREGTPASPSTLAGKHPEPNGTAESIQNMDFFSILPLWRLIVWNVLFAGIVITATVGNLIVVWIVLSHKRMRTVTNYFLVNLSIADAMVSTLNVTFNYTYMLYLDWPFGTMYCKISQFVAILSICASVFTLMAIAIDRYVAIMNPLKPRMGKKATLCVAASIWIVGTIISCPSLLFFTTYPMKDHILCYAEWPDGPSSLSRQEYVYNIVFMLLTYFLPIGSMTYTYARVGLELWGSKSIGECTQRQLDNIKSKRRVVKMMMIVVIIFAVCWLPFHIYFILTSYYPELTKKSYIQEVYLAIYWLAMSNSMYNPIIYCWMNSRFRRGFQQFFRCCPFVRVTPDSASSHRRTGTSRYSCSGSPDHLRIVRNDTERSFLYNGSQSPTGQRKWQTGPMRRVNTILASQLNQTTSLCCASQDNPQSRPVKD; encoded by the exons ATGGAGCTAGCAGTGGCCCTACTGACGGGAGGAAATAAATCGGCCACCGGAACTAACTGCTGCCCTTCCGGCAACGCTAACGGAAGTGCGGCCGAGATGGGCTGGAGTGCGACTTCCTCCGAGCTGGAGTTCGCCTGGAGGGAAGGAACACCGGCCAGCCCGTCGACACTTGCTGGCAAACATCCCGAACCGAACGGCACGGCCGAAAGCAT ACAAAATATGGACTTCTTCTCGATTCTGCCACTGTGGCGACTGATCGTGTGGAACGTGCTGTTCGCCGGCATCGTAATAACGGCCACCGTCGGTAATCTGATCGTGGTGTGGATCGTCCTATCCCACAAGCGGATGCGCACGGTGACCAACTACTTTCTCG TTAATTTATCGATAGCGGACGCAATGGTTTCCACGCTGAACGTTACCTTCAACTACACGTACATGCTGTACCTGGACTGGCCGTTCGGGACAATGTACTGCAAAATATCACAGTTCGTTGCCATTCTCAGTATATGCGCTTCCGTGTTCACGCTGATGGCCATCGCGATAGATCG GTACGTGGCCATCATGAACCCGCTGAAGCCTCGCATGGGCAAGAAGGCAACACTGTGCGTTGCGGCCAGTATCTGGATCGTCGGTACGATCATCTCCTGCCCATCGCTACTGTTCTTCACGACCTACCCGATGAAGGACCATATCCTGTGTTACGCCGAATGGCCGGACGGTCCATCGAGCCTCTCGAGGCAGGAGTATGT GTACAATATCGTGTTTATGCTGCTAACGTACTTTCTACCGATCGGCTCAATGACGTACACGTACGCCCGGGTTGGGCTGGAGCTGTGGGGCTCCAAGAGTATTGGCGAGTGCACGCAGCGGCAGCTGGACAACATCAAAAGCAAACGTCGG GTCGttaagatgatgatgattgtggTGATAATCTTTGCCGTTTGCTGGCTTCCGTTTCATATCTACTTCATCCTCACGTCGTACTATCCGGAGCTGACGAAGAAATCGTACATCCAGGAGGTGTACCTGGCCATCTACTGGCTCGCGATGAGCAACTCCATGTACAATCCCATCATCTACTGCTGGATGAACTCGCG GTTTCGCCGCGGCTTCCAGCAGTTCTTCCGCTGCTGTCCGTTCGTGCGCGTCACACCGGACAGTGCCAGCAGCCACCGGCGCACCGGTACGTCCCGATACTCGTGCTCCGGTTCACCGGACCACTTGCGAATAGTAAGAAATG ATACCGAACGTTCGTTTCTGTACAACGGTTCCCAGTCGCCGACCGGCCAACGGAAATGGCAAACCG GTCCCATGCGACGGGTGAACACGATACTGGCGAGCCAGCTGAATCAAACCACCAGTCTGTGCTGTGCGTCCCAGGACAATCCACAGAGCCGGCCGGTGAAGGATTAG